From Lysinibacillus sp. SGAir0095, the proteins below share one genomic window:
- a CDS encoding MFS transporter has product MLAANHYERRRFWTLIIIVSISGFSQGMLLPVISVIFETDGVSSTLNGLNATGLYIGTLLISPFIEQPLRRFGYKPIIIVGGAIVFLSLLMFPFWENIMFWFILRLLIGIGDHCLHFSTQTWLTTSAPEGNLGKSMSIYGLSFGVGFAAGPLMLNLVGISETLPFVVSSILCLIAWSFVFFIRNEKPEALKGDNVEANGLSRYKLSFKYAWVAFLPSFVYGVLETSLNALFPVYALRMNFENSMVSMILAAFSIGAIITQIPIGIIGDKIGRRKVILIGIFSGAVLFALGSQLEHSQILVMCIFLVSGMFLGSLFSLGITYMADLTPKQLLPTGNLLCGIFFSLGSLAGPFIGGLYLELVDSISFLLFISIMLFMIYLIILLFGKLTMPKSAPSAD; this is encoded by the coding sequence ATGTTAGCAGCAAATCACTATGAAAGAAGAAGATTTTGGACTTTGATCATCATTGTGTCGATTTCCGGATTTTCGCAAGGGATGTTATTACCGGTTATATCAGTTATTTTTGAAACTGATGGAGTTTCGTCAACTTTAAATGGATTAAATGCGACGGGATTATACATAGGTACATTATTAATTTCACCATTTATTGAACAGCCTTTAAGAAGGTTCGGATATAAACCAATTATTATTGTTGGGGGAGCTATTGTTTTTCTATCATTATTAATGTTTCCGTTTTGGGAAAATATTATGTTTTGGTTTATTTTACGCTTGCTAATTGGAATAGGAGATCACTGTCTACACTTTTCTACTCAAACCTGGTTAACTACATCTGCACCGGAAGGGAATCTCGGGAAAAGTATGTCCATCTACGGTTTGTCATTTGGCGTAGGGTTTGCAGCAGGACCATTGATGTTAAATTTAGTAGGAATTTCAGAAACACTGCCGTTTGTTGTTTCATCTATACTTTGTTTAATAGCTTGGTCGTTTGTGTTCTTTATTCGTAATGAAAAGCCAGAAGCTTTAAAAGGGGATAACGTGGAAGCGAATGGTCTTTCACGCTATAAATTGTCTTTCAAATACGCCTGGGTCGCTTTCTTGCCGTCCTTTGTTTATGGTGTATTAGAAACATCGTTAAATGCATTATTTCCAGTTTACGCTCTTCGTATGAATTTTGAAAATTCGATGGTTTCCATGATTCTAGCCGCCTTCTCGATAGGGGCAATTATAACTCAAATACCAATTGGAATAATTGGCGATAAAATTGGTAGAAGAAAAGTTATTCTAATCGGGATTTTCAGTGGGGCTGTATTATTTGCGCTAGGAAGCCAGCTGGAGCATTCTCAAATATTAGTTATGTGTATTTTCTTAGTGTCAGGTATGTTCCTCGGTTCATTGTTCTCATTAGGCATTACCTATATGGCAGATTTAACACCAAAACAATTACTGCCTACAGGTAACCTGCTATGTGGAATATTCTTTAGCCTAGGAAGCTTAGCAGGCCCATTCATAGGTGGGCTTTACTTAGAACTAGTAGACTCTATCAGCTTTTTACTGTTTATCTCCATAATGCTATTTATGATATACCTTATCATCCTCTTATTCGGGAAACTAACAATGCCCAAATCCGCACCAAGTGCAGATTAA
- a CDS encoding IS1182 family transposase, which yields MMSKNQINERDQIEMITIEQLVPQNHLVRKLESAIDFSFIYPLVEPLYSTLGRPSVDPVVLIKMTFVQYVFGIRSMRQTIKEIETNMAYRWFLGFGFHSEIPHFSTFGKNYERRFQDTDIFEQIFYRILKEIADKGLLSADHVFIDSTHVKASANKRKFEKKIVRKETRAYEAKLQEELNQDRIDHGKKPFPPDKFEKEEVKEIKQSTTDPESGYYVKDERTKQFAYSFHAAADRYGFILGSIVTPGNVHDSHMLQPLVEKIMDKVKKPLAVAADAAYKTPAITKFLFDQEIQPALPYTRPKTKDGFLRKHDYVYDEYYDCYLCPEGQVLKYSTTTKEGKRQYKSNPSQCATCPLLTQCTNSKDHRKIIERHIWAEYVEEADHLRHQNETKQIYARRKETIERVFADAKEKHGMRWTTLRGIKKLSMQAMLTFAAMNLKKLANWTWQAPEMV from the coding sequence ATGATGTCGAAAAATCAAATAAATGAACGGGATCAAATTGAGATGATTACAATTGAACAACTTGTACCACAGAATCATCTTGTCAGAAAGCTTGAGTCAGCTATTGATTTTTCTTTCATCTATCCACTGGTAGAACCACTGTATTCTACCCTAGGTAGACCTAGTGTAGATCCAGTTGTATTAATTAAAATGACATTTGTGCAATATGTATTTGGAATTCGTTCAATGCGTCAGACAATAAAAGAAATTGAAACCAATATGGCATATCGCTGGTTTTTAGGGTTTGGCTTTCATTCAGAAATCCCGCACTTTTCTACCTTCGGTAAAAATTATGAACGTCGATTCCAAGATACTGATATCTTTGAACAGATTTTCTATCGTATTCTTAAAGAAATTGCAGATAAGGGATTACTAAGTGCTGACCATGTCTTCATCGATTCAACTCATGTAAAAGCCAGTGCGAATAAACGTAAATTCGAAAAGAAGATTGTCCGTAAAGAGACTCGTGCATATGAAGCCAAACTTCAAGAAGAATTGAATCAAGATCGTATCGATCACGGGAAGAAGCCATTTCCACCTGATAAATTTGAAAAAGAAGAAGTGAAGGAAATTAAGCAAAGTACGACAGATCCTGAAAGTGGATACTATGTAAAAGATGAAAGAACCAAACAGTTTGCTTATTCATTCCATGCTGCAGCTGATCGGTATGGATTTATACTTGGATCGATTGTGACACCTGGGAATGTTCATGATAGTCATATGCTTCAGCCACTTGTTGAAAAGATTATGGATAAAGTGAAGAAGCCACTTGCTGTTGCTGCCGATGCTGCTTATAAAACTCCTGCGATTACTAAATTCTTATTTGACCAAGAGATTCAACCTGCACTCCCTTATACACGTCCAAAAACGAAGGATGGATTTTTACGGAAACACGATTATGTATATGACGAGTACTATGATTGCTACCTTTGTCCGGAAGGGCAAGTTCTTAAATATTCGACTACCACTAAAGAAGGTAAACGCCAGTACAAATCAAACCCTTCTCAATGTGCAACCTGTCCTTTGCTTACTCAATGTACGAATAGTAAAGATCACCGGAAAATCATTGAGCGTCATATTTGGGCAGAATATGTAGAGGAAGCGGATCATCTTCGTCATCAAAACGAGACCAAACAAATATATGCGAGACGTAAAGAGACGATTGAACGTGTCTTTGCGGATGCGAAAGAGAAGCATGGTATGCGCTGGACAACCCTACGAGGGATTAAAAAATTGTCCATGCAGGCGATGCTTACTTTTGCTGCCATGAATTTAAAGAAGCTTGCCAATTGGACATGGCAAGCTCCAGAAATGGTCTAA
- a CDS encoding saccharopine dehydrogenase family protein — translation MGKALIIGAGGVASVVVHKCVQNSEVFEEIMIASRTKSKCDALKEKLDGGKTIIHTAQVDADNTDELIELINGFKPDVVINVALPYQDLTIMDACLATGVHYVDTANYEPPETAKFEYKWQWAYKEKFEKAGLTALLGSGFDPGVTGVFSAYALKHYFDEIHYIDILDANAGDHGYPFATNFNPEINIREITANGRYWKNGEWVETAPLEHKEVYNFPEIGPKDMYLLYHEELESLAKNITGIKQIRFWMTFSQKYITHLNVLENVGMTSIEPIEYEGQMIQPLQFLKAVLPDPASLGPRTKGKTNIGIIARGIKDGEEKTYYVYNVCDHEECYREVGSQAISYTTGVPAMIGAMLVMNGTWQKPGVYNVEEFNPDPFMEALNKWGLPWQESFNPELIDLNFDEKEAK, via the coding sequence TTGGGTAAAGCATTGATTATTGGTGCTGGCGGTGTTGCTAGCGTTGTCGTGCACAAATGTGTACAAAATTCAGAAGTATTCGAAGAGATTATGATCGCAAGTCGAACAAAATCTAAGTGTGATGCTTTAAAAGAAAAATTAGACGGTGGAAAAACGATTATCCATACTGCGCAAGTTGATGCGGATAATACTGACGAGCTAATTGAATTAATCAATGGATTTAAACCAGATGTGGTAATTAATGTAGCTTTACCATATCAAGACTTAACAATTATGGATGCATGTTTAGCTACAGGTGTGCATTATGTTGATACTGCAAACTATGAGCCACCTGAAACAGCTAAGTTTGAATATAAATGGCAATGGGCTTACAAAGAGAAGTTCGAAAAAGCTGGCTTAACGGCACTTTTAGGTAGTGGATTTGACCCAGGTGTAACAGGCGTATTCTCTGCATATGCTTTAAAGCATTACTTCGATGAAATTCATTACATCGATATTTTAGATGCAAATGCTGGTGATCATGGGTATCCTTTCGCTACAAACTTCAACCCAGAAATCAACATTCGTGAAATTACAGCAAACGGACGTTACTGGAAAAACGGCGAGTGGGTAGAAACTGCACCACTTGAGCATAAAGAAGTTTATAACTTCCCAGAGATTGGTCCTAAAGATATGTACCTTCTTTATCATGAAGAACTAGAATCTTTAGCGAAAAACATCACAGGAATTAAGCAAATTCGTTTCTGGATGACATTCTCACAAAAATATATTACTCACTTAAATGTATTAGAAAATGTTGGGATGACTTCAATTGAACCAATCGAATACGAAGGTCAAATGATTCAACCACTACAATTCTTAAAAGCTGTTTTACCGGACCCAGCTTCACTTGGACCACGTACAAAAGGTAAAACAAATATCGGGATCATCGCTCGTGGTATTAAAGATGGCGAAGAGAAAACTTACTACGTTTATAACGTTTGTGATCATGAAGAGTGCTACCGTGAAGTTGGCTCTCAAGCAATCTCATACACTACAGGTGTTCCAGCTATGATTGGTGCAATGCTTGTTATGAATGGCACTTGGCAAAAACCAGGCGTGTACAATGTAGAAGAGTTTAATCCAGATCCATTCATGGAAGCTTTAAATAAATGGGGTCTTCCATGGCAAGAAAGCTTTAATCCTGAACTGATCGATCTTAACTTTGACGAAAAAGAGGCAAAGTAA
- a CDS encoding YihY/virulence factor BrkB family protein, with product MSAEKKTHNDNVLSIAKSFVDPDESKIDVTTTKGFFQDLIVRMKDVDISGMGAQLAYFFLLSFFPLLIFIVTLLPYLNLDQDDVFDFIQTIVPTEVFLLTQGTLTEILTTQNGGGLLSIGILGTVWSASRGVNALIKTLNGAYETEPKSGLINRGMSLVFTIALVAVILIVLFISIFGHQFAYNLFNYLGVEETFASFWEMIRWILPPALIFVVLSLMYWIIPNTDPRLRVLSTLPGATFSTIAWVALIYGFSIYVNNFGNYASTYGSIAGVIILMLWLYFTGMILIFGGLLNATMHKRSLVKKGYKE from the coding sequence GTGAGTGCAGAGAAAAAAACGCATAATGATAATGTATTATCCATAGCTAAATCCTTTGTAGACCCAGATGAGTCCAAAATTGATGTAACAACCACAAAAGGCTTTTTCCAGGATTTAATTGTACGGATGAAAGACGTTGATATATCAGGTATGGGAGCGCAATTAGCTTACTTCTTCTTATTGTCATTCTTTCCTTTATTAATATTTATCGTGACATTATTGCCATATCTAAATTTAGATCAGGATGATGTATTTGACTTCATTCAAACGATAGTTCCGACAGAAGTCTTTTTATTAACACAAGGAACCTTGACGGAAATATTAACAACTCAAAATGGTGGTGGGTTACTATCAATCGGGATCTTGGGTACCGTCTGGTCTGCTTCAAGAGGCGTAAATGCATTAATCAAAACCCTAAATGGAGCATATGAAACAGAGCCAAAATCCGGTTTGATTAATCGAGGGATGTCATTGGTATTTACCATTGCACTTGTTGCTGTAATTTTGATTGTTTTGTTCATCTCAATATTCGGCCATCAGTTTGCCTATAATTTGTTTAATTATTTAGGGGTAGAAGAGACTTTCGCAAGCTTTTGGGAAATGATAAGATGGATTCTCCCACCGGCATTAATCTTCGTCGTTTTAAGCTTAATGTACTGGATTATTCCAAATACCGATCCGAGGCTGCGTGTTTTAAGCACTTTACCAGGTGCAACTTTTTCGACAATCGCATGGGTTGCACTAATTTACGGATTTTCTATCTATGTTAATAATTTCGGCAACTACGCATCAACCTATGGAAGTATCGCAGGGGTAATCATCTTAATGCTTTGGCTGTATTTTACCGGTATGATTTTAATATTTGGCGGACTGCTAAATGCAACCATGCATAAAAGAAGTTTAGTAAAAAAAGGGTATAAGGAATAA
- a CDS encoding YtxH domain-containing protein, with the protein MSESKLVKSIVAGAIVGAIVSMFDRKTREHTIEATKKAKDQVVYYAKNRDELQQMIEQKVEAAQKIYVNTSENINAIVSKIEETKEIPATVQKNYKETKSEIILPENLN; encoded by the coding sequence ATGAGTGAAAGTAAATTAGTGAAATCAATTGTAGCAGGTGCCATTGTCGGTGCGATTGTTAGTATGTTTGACCGTAAGACGAGAGAACATACTATAGAAGCAACAAAAAAAGCGAAGGATCAAGTTGTTTATTATGCGAAAAATCGAGATGAGCTACAACAAATGATTGAACAAAAAGTAGAGGCAGCACAAAAAATATATGTGAATACCTCAGAAAATATTAATGCGATCGTAAGCAAAATTGAAGAAACAAAAGAAATTCCTGCAACTGTTCAAAAAAATTATAAAGAAACAAAGAGTGAAATTATTCTACCTGAAAATTTGAACTAA
- a CDS encoding SE1561 family protein: MSNSITDKNKQVNYLKERLQIFVEVLDAIDPETADIEDIDKLIQMLDDVEDKMDQFNNRNDFTKE, from the coding sequence ATGTCGAACTCTATTACAGATAAAAATAAACAAGTAAATTACCTAAAAGAGCGCCTTCAAATTTTTGTAGAAGTTTTAGACGCAATCGATCCAGAAACTGCTGATATTGAAGATATCGATAAACTGATTCAAATGCTTGACGATGTAGAAGATAAAATGGACCAATTTAATAACCGCAACGATTTTACAAAAGAGTAA
- the nspC gene encoding carboxynorspermidine decarboxylase, with amino-acid sequence MKAIDWKAAPSPSYVVDERLLLRNLEILKSVQDRTGCDILLALKGFSMFSTFPMARNYLKGITSSSLFEARLGYEEFGKEVHAYAPAYSEYEIDEYLKYVDHIVFNSFDQLHKYKEKVQSVEGKHVSIGLRVNPGYSEVETPLYDPCYINSRLGIPVDSFRPDELEGVEGIHFHAMCEQGSDVLERILVHFEEKYGEYLHQMKWINFGGGHHITREDYDVDKLVSLINYMQDKYDVKVILEPGEAIALNTGYLVTTVLDVVKNGMEIAILDTSATCHMPDVLEMPYRPQIIDASTPNDKAYTYRLGGMTCLAGDVIGDYSFDAPLKAGDKVVFTDMAHYTMVKTHMFNGVNLPSICLYNEEEGVKVVRQFGYEDYRNRLS; translated from the coding sequence ATGAAAGCTATCGATTGGAAAGCAGCGCCGTCTCCTAGTTATGTAGTGGACGAGCGTTTGCTGTTACGTAATTTAGAAATTTTAAAGTCTGTTCAAGATCGTACAGGCTGTGATATCTTACTTGCACTTAAAGGGTTCTCGATGTTTTCAACATTCCCTATGGCGCGTAACTATCTAAAAGGTATTACATCAAGTTCTTTATTCGAAGCCCGTCTAGGCTACGAAGAATTCGGTAAAGAGGTTCATGCTTATGCACCAGCCTATTCAGAGTATGAAATTGATGAGTATCTAAAATATGTGGATCATATTGTGTTTAACTCTTTTGATCAATTACACAAGTACAAAGAAAAAGTACAAAGTGTAGAAGGTAAACACGTTTCTATCGGATTACGTGTAAATCCTGGCTATTCAGAAGTGGAAACACCTTTATATGACCCTTGCTACATCAATTCTCGCCTAGGCATTCCTGTGGATTCGTTCCGTCCCGACGAGCTTGAAGGTGTAGAAGGTATCCACTTCCATGCAATGTGTGAGCAAGGTTCTGATGTACTGGAACGTATTTTGGTTCACTTTGAAGAAAAATACGGCGAGTACTTACATCAAATGAAATGGATCAATTTCGGTGGTGGTCACCATATCACTCGTGAAGATTACGACGTAGATAAGCTTGTTTCATTGATTAACTACATGCAAGATAAGTACGATGTAAAAGTTATCCTAGAGCCAGGAGAAGCAATCGCTTTAAATACTGGTTACTTAGTAACAACTGTACTTGATGTTGTGAAAAATGGTATGGAGATCGCTATTCTAGATACTTCTGCAACATGTCATATGCCAGATGTTCTAGAAATGCCTTACCGCCCACAAATTATCGATGCGAGCACGCCAAATGACAAGGCATACACATACCGATTGGGTGGTATGACTTGTCTAGCGGGCGATGTAATCGGAGACTACTCATTTGATGCACCTCTAAAAGCTGGAGACAAAGTTGTATTTACAGATATGGCACACTACACAATGGTAAAAACCCATATGTTCAACGGTGTAAACCTGCCAAGCATCTGTCTATACAACGAAGAAGAAGGCGTAAAAGTCGTACGCCAATTCGGTTACGAAGACTACAGAAATAGATTGTCTTAA
- a CDS encoding heavy metal translocating P-type ATPase, protein MRHTNRENEHLIENIKEHGELIAAIGSGLIILLAWRMESTGLSTASVIAYLTAFVIGGYAKAKEGVLDTIQNKNLNVELLMILAAIGSAIIGYWTEGAILIFIFALSGALETYAMNKSHREISSLMNLQPEEAWLVRGGFEPIKVAVSSLRVGDHLLIKPGERIPADGQIFKGTSSIDESAISGESMPVTKQASDEVYAGTVNLNGTLTIKMTKPNSESLFQKIITLVQSAQSEKSPSQQFIERFEGTYVKFVLFMVFLMLFLPHFLLGWDWTTTFYRAMVLLVVASPCALVASIMPATLAAISNGAKNGILFKGGVHLEHLSILKLLALDKTGTLTVGTPVVTDVIVRDSLNKRETIVTLASIESQSNHPLAQAIARYAKENNIQPTQGIEIEDVPGWGLKANIQTSTYLVGKADFVGKDEAVQFANHAAEKLAEEGKTVIFLKDQEGIAALVALKDRVRDEAKQAVKLLKELGIHVTMLTGDNDKTAKSIATEACVNEYIAECLPETKVNLVKDYLAKYKNVGMVGDGINDAPALATATVGIAMGGGTDVALETADVVLMKNDLSKIAYAVSLSKKMQRIVKQNIIFSITVIALLIISNFLQFVDLPFGVIGHEGSTILVILNGLRMLKS, encoded by the coding sequence ATGAGACATACTAATCGAGAAAATGAACATTTAATTGAGAATATAAAGGAACATGGTGAGCTGATTGCAGCAATTGGTTCGGGTCTTATTATTTTACTAGCTTGGCGAATGGAATCTACCGGCTTGTCTACAGCTTCCGTTATTGCATATCTTACTGCCTTTGTTATTGGTGGTTACGCAAAAGCAAAAGAAGGAGTTCTAGACACCATTCAAAATAAAAATTTAAATGTAGAATTACTGATGATCTTAGCGGCTATCGGTTCAGCTATTATCGGTTACTGGACAGAGGGTGCTATCCTTATCTTTATCTTTGCATTAAGTGGTGCTCTCGAAACTTATGCCATGAATAAAAGTCATCGTGAAATTTCTTCCTTGATGAATTTGCAGCCTGAGGAAGCCTGGTTAGTTCGTGGTGGTTTTGAACCTATAAAAGTAGCTGTTTCTTCATTAAGGGTAGGCGATCATTTATTAATCAAACCTGGTGAAAGGATACCTGCAGATGGTCAAATCTTTAAAGGCACTTCCTCAATCGATGAATCAGCAATTAGCGGTGAATCTATGCCTGTTACGAAACAGGCATCCGATGAGGTTTATGCTGGAACTGTTAACTTAAATGGGACTCTAACAATCAAAATGACCAAACCTAATTCAGAATCTCTTTTCCAAAAAATTATTACCCTTGTACAGTCAGCACAAAGCGAAAAATCACCTTCTCAACAATTCATCGAACGTTTTGAGGGGACTTACGTAAAATTTGTTCTATTCATGGTATTTCTAATGCTATTCCTTCCCCACTTTTTACTTGGATGGGACTGGACAACAACCTTTTACAGAGCAATGGTTTTATTGGTAGTGGCTTCACCTTGTGCATTAGTCGCTTCCATTATGCCTGCCACTTTAGCAGCTATTTCAAATGGTGCTAAAAATGGCATTCTCTTTAAAGGTGGCGTGCATTTAGAACATTTAAGTATTCTAAAACTATTAGCCTTGGATAAAACAGGTACATTAACTGTCGGAACACCTGTCGTGACGGATGTGATTGTTAGAGATTCTTTAAACAAGAGAGAAACAATTGTCACTTTAGCGTCGATCGAATCCCAATCAAATCATCCACTGGCACAAGCAATAGCAAGATATGCAAAAGAAAATAATATCCAGCCTACTCAAGGAATTGAAATTGAAGATGTGCCTGGCTGGGGATTGAAAGCCAACATTCAAACCTCAACATACCTAGTTGGAAAAGCAGATTTTGTGGGAAAAGACGAAGCTGTGCAATTTGCAAATCATGCAGCTGAAAAGCTTGCTGAAGAAGGTAAAACGGTTATTTTTCTGAAGGATCAAGAAGGCATTGCAGCACTAGTCGCCTTAAAAGACAGAGTACGCGATGAAGCAAAACAAGCAGTTAAGCTTTTAAAAGAGCTAGGCATTCATGTCACTATGCTTACCGGTGATAATGATAAAACAGCCAAATCCATCGCAACTGAAGCCTGTGTAAATGAGTACATTGCCGAATGTTTGCCTGAAACGAAAGTAAATCTTGTGAAAGACTATTTAGCAAAATACAAAAATGTCGGAATGGTAGGAGATGGCATTAATGATGCCCCTGCTCTTGCAACAGCTACTGTTGGAATTGCTATGGGTGGAGGAACAGATGTCGCATTAGAGACAGCTGATGTAGTATTAATGAAAAATGATTTATCGAAAATTGCCTATGCGGTATCTTTATCCAAAAAAATGCAAAGAATCGTAAAGCAAAATATTATCTTTTCCATTACAGTTATTGCCCTATTAATCATTTCAAACTTTTTACAGTTTGTTGATTTACCTTTCGGAGTTATTGGCCATGAAGGTAGTACAATCTTAGTGATTTTAAATGGATTAAGGATGTTAAAATCATAA
- a CDS encoding fumarate hydratase produces MSQVATSYLQTLEKSLYDLVSETSTNLPKDVRRAIKKAKDAENAGTRAAMSLDTIANNIVMAEDNVSPICQDTGLPTFKVKTPVGVNQLEIKAAIKNAVVQATQDAKLRPNSVDSLTGKNSGDNLGDGLPVVKFEQWEKDYIEVKLILKGGGCENKNIQYSLPCELEGLGRAGRDLDGIRKCILHSVWQSQGQGCSAGFIGVGIGGDRSSGYDLAKEQLFRHVDDVNPNEDLAKLEEYIVEKANTFGIGTMGFGGEATLLGCKIGVMHRIPASFYVSVAYNCWAYRRMAIDIDVNTGEVTNWHYQEGEKITFRDEPKSQEQSENKVVELTAPISEEQIRELKVGDVVKINGRMYTGRDAIHHHLMSHDAPVDLNGQVIYHCGPVMAKDEEGNWTVKAAGPTTSIREEPYQGDIMKKFGIRAVIGKGGMGPKTLAALQEHGGVYLNAIGGAAQYYADCIKSVDGVDLQEFGIPEAMWHLNVEGFTAVVTMDSHGNSLHADVEKSSLEKLAQFAERVF; encoded by the coding sequence ATGTCTCAAGTTGCAACTTCTTATTTACAAACTCTGGAGAAAAGTCTATATGACTTAGTAAGCGAAACTTCAACGAACTTGCCAAAAGATGTTCGTCGTGCTATCAAAAAAGCAAAAGATGCTGAAAATGCTGGTACTCGTGCAGCGATGAGTCTAGACACAATTGCTAATAATATCGTAATGGCAGAGGATAATGTTTCACCAATTTGCCAAGACACTGGTCTACCAACATTTAAAGTGAAAACTCCCGTTGGGGTTAACCAACTAGAAATTAAAGCTGCTATTAAAAATGCAGTTGTACAAGCAACACAAGATGCAAAATTACGTCCAAACTCTGTAGATTCATTAACTGGTAAAAACAGTGGAGATAACCTGGGTGACGGCCTTCCAGTTGTGAAGTTTGAGCAATGGGAAAAAGACTACATTGAAGTAAAATTAATTCTTAAAGGCGGCGGCTGTGAAAACAAGAATATTCAATACAGCTTACCTTGTGAATTAGAAGGTCTTGGCCGTGCTGGTCGTGACTTAGATGGTATCCGTAAATGTATTCTGCACTCTGTATGGCAATCACAAGGACAAGGCTGTTCTGCTGGTTTCATCGGTGTAGGTATTGGCGGAGACCGTTCTTCTGGTTATGATCTTGCGAAAGAACAATTATTCCGTCATGTTGACGACGTAAATCCAAATGAAGACTTAGCAAAACTTGAAGAATACATTGTTGAGAAAGCGAATACATTTGGAATTGGTACAATGGGCTTCGGCGGTGAAGCAACGTTACTTGGCTGTAAGATTGGCGTTATGCACCGTATTCCAGCTTCATTCTACGTTTCTGTAGCTTATAACTGCTGGGCTTACCGTCGTATGGCTATCGACATCGATGTAAATACAGGCGAAGTTACAAATTGGCATTATCAAGAAGGTGAAAAAATCACTTTCCGAGATGAACCAAAATCACAAGAACAATCAGAAAACAAAGTGGTTGAACTTACTGCTCCTATTTCAGAAGAACAAATTCGTGAGCTTAAAGTTGGTGACGTTGTTAAAATCAACGGTCGTATGTACACTGGTCGCGATGCAATTCACCATCACTTAATGAGCCACGATGCACCAGTAGATTTAAATGGTCAAGTGATTTACCACTGTGGTCCTGTTATGGCGAAAGACGAAGAAGGCAATTGGACAGTAAAAGCTGCTGGCCCAACAACTTCAATTCGTGAGGAGCCATACCAAGGCGATATTATGAAAAAGTTTGGTATCCGTGCCGTAATCGGTAAAGGTGGTATGGGACCAAAAACTCTTGCTGCGTTACAAGAACACGGTGGCGTATACTTAAATGCTATCGGTGGAGCTGCACAATACTATGCTGACTGCATTAAAAGTGTAGATGGCGTTGATTTACAAGAGTTTGGTATTCCTGAAGCTATGTGGCATTTAAATGTTGAAGGCTTCACAGCTGTTGTAACAATGGACTCGCACGGCAACTCTTTACACGCTGATGTTGAAAAATCATCCTTAGAAAAACTAGCTCAATTTGCTGAACGTGTTTTCTAA
- a CDS encoding DUF1128 domain-containing protein, which yields MDLTKPSKENVFYMIEQIKEKLRMVNVDAMKSDHFTDEHYEDILYLYEMVMKRNTFSPSEMQAIVSELGTLRK from the coding sequence ATGGATTTAACAAAACCATCAAAAGAAAATGTTTTTTATATGATCGAACAAATTAAAGAAAAACTACGTATGGTAAATGTTGACGCTATGAAATCAGATCATTTCACAGATGAACATTATGAAGATATATTGTATCTTTACGAAATGGTGATGAAACGCAACACATTCAGTCCGAGTGAAATGCAAGCGATTGTTTCGGAACTTGGCACATTAAGAAAATAA